In uncultured Bacteroides sp., the following proteins share a genomic window:
- a CDS encoding polysaccharide lyase produces MKKYVLSVALVSALLAAQQVKAQYPAVPDSIKKRSDAMLKEAEERSEVAWQKALPVINEEAMHGKPYVDWAARPTDLPQAKIPAFPGAMGGGEFTFGGRGGKVITVTSLADSGPGTLREACETGGARIVVFNVAGIIHLKTPLIIRAPYITIAGQTAPGDGVCIAGETVWANTHDVVVRHMRFRRGATDVGRRDDAFGGNPIGNIMIDHCSCSWGLDENISFYRHMFDPKNGRQEDKLPTVNVTIQNTISAQGLDTYNHAFGSTIGGENCSFMRNLWADNAGRNPSIGWNGIFNFANNVIYNWVHRTVDGGDYTALYNIINNYYKPGPATPKDALVGHRIIEPQSAGRSKLDHARFGRLYVVGNIMEGYDQITKDNWNGGVQLRDLKGVEISKENAEKNYFPQMKADEPFTMPQFPIMPAQEAYNYVLDNAGANFPKRDIVDEHIINQVRTGEVYYDKKADSKTYYQFKYRRQSSDSYKQGIITDISQVGGYPQYKGKPYKDSDGDGMPDAWEIKYGLNPHDASDANGDLSGDGYTNIEKYINGIDPTKKVDWKDAKNNHDTLVGKKSLL; encoded by the coding sequence ATGAAAAAATATGTATTAAGTGTTGCGTTGGTATCAGCATTGCTGGCAGCGCAACAAGTCAAGGCGCAGTATCCTGCAGTGCCCGACAGCATTAAGAAAAGATCAGACGCAATGCTGAAAGAAGCAGAAGAGCGTTCTGAAGTAGCCTGGCAAAAGGCTTTGCCTGTTATTAACGAAGAGGCAATGCACGGAAAACCTTATGTTGACTGGGCTGCTCGTCCTACAGACCTGCCGCAGGCTAAGATTCCTGCATTCCCAGGTGCAATGGGAGGTGGTGAATTCACTTTTGGTGGACGTGGCGGTAAAGTTATAACTGTTACCAGTCTGGCCGATAGCGGTCCGGGCACATTACGTGAAGCTTGTGAAACAGGCGGTGCACGTATTGTGGTATTCAATGTTGCCGGTATCATCCATCTTAAGACTCCGCTAATTATCCGTGCTCCGTACATCACTATTGCTGGTCAGACAGCTCCGGGTGATGGCGTTTGTATTGCCGGTGAAACAGTTTGGGCTAATACTCACGATGTTGTAGTACGTCACATGCGATTCCGTCGTGGAGCTACCGATGTAGGTCGTCGTGATGATGCTTTTGGTGGTAACCCAATCGGAAATATAATGATTGACCACTGTTCATGTTCATGGGGACTTGATGAGAATATCTCATTCTATCGCCATATGTTCGATCCGAAGAATGGCCGTCAGGAAGATAAACTTCCTACAGTAAACGTAACTATCCAGAACACAATCTCGGCTCAGGGACTTGATACTTACAATCACGCCTTTGGTAGTACAATTGGTGGTGAGAATTGCTCTTTCATGAGAAACCTATGGGCTGATAATGCTGGTCGTAACCCGTCAATTGGCTGGAACGGTATCTTCAACTTTGCCAATAACGTAATTTATAACTGGGTGCACCGCACCGTTGACGGAGGCGACTATACTGCACTGTATAATATCATAAATAACTATTATAAACCAGGACCGGCTACTCCGAAAGATGCCCTTGTTGGTCATCGTATTATCGAACCACAGTCGGCAGGACGCAGTAAGCTTGATCATGCCAGATTTGGAAGACTTTATGTAGTTGGTAATATCATGGAAGGATATGATCAAATTACTAAAGACAACTGGAATGGCGGTGTACAATTAAGAGACTTGAAAGGTGTTGAAATCAGCAAGGAAAATGCGGAAAAGAATTATTTCCCACAGATGAAGGCTGATGAACCTTTCACTATGCCTCAGTTCCCTATCATGCCAGCTCAGGAAGCTTATAACTATGTTCTTGATAATGCAGGAGCTAATTTCCCAAAAAGAGATATAGTTGACGAGCATATCATTAACCAGGTGCGTACAGGTGAAGTTTATTATGATAAGAAAGCAGATTCTAAAACATACTATCAGTTTAAATATCGCCGACAAAGCTCAGATTCCTACAAGCAAGGTATTATTACCGATATAAGTCAGGTAGGCGGTTATCCTCAATACAAAGGTAAACCTTACAAAGACAGTGACGGCGATGGTATGCCCGACGCATGGGAAATCAAGTACGGATTGAATCCTCATGATGCTTCCGATGCCAATGGCGACTTGAGTGGTGACGGCTATACAAATATTGAAAAATATATCAATGGCATTGACCCAACTAAGAAAGTTGACTGGAAAGATGCTAAAAACAACCACGATACATTGGTTGGCAAGAAGAGTCTTTTATAG
- a CDS encoding SDR family oxidoreductase translates to MKIGVTGATGQLGRIVVEKLKVKVPAENIVALVRTPEKASDLGVEARVFDYSKLEGMATSLQGVDYLLLISSSEVGQRTQQHANVIDAAKLAGVKWIVYTSLLHADKSSLSLAGEHLATETALKASGIPHTILRNGWYTENYTGSVQGAIAAGAFIGSAGDGKIASAARVDYAEAAVAVLTNEGHVGKVYELAGDEAYTLADLAAEISRQTGKDIPYNNLPEAEYANILKSLGLPEGLAFAIAGWDVGASKNDLFDDTKQLSALIGRPTTSLAEVVANALAG, encoded by the coding sequence ATGAAAATTGGAGTAACAGGAGCGACTGGTCAATTAGGTCGCATTGTAGTAGAGAAACTAAAAGTGAAAGTACCTGCTGAAAATATTGTAGCTTTAGTACGTACACCTGAAAAGGCATCAGATTTAGGAGTGGAAGCTCGCGTGTTTGATTATAGTAAGTTGGAGGGCATGGCTACTTCGTTACAAGGTGTTGACTATCTATTGCTAATTTCGAGCAGTGAAGTTGGACAACGTACTCAGCAACATGCAAATGTAATTGATGCAGCTAAACTTGCGGGAGTAAAATGGATTGTATATACTAGTTTACTTCACGCTGATAAATCTTCACTTAGCCTTGCTGGTGAGCATTTAGCTACAGAAACGGCCCTTAAAGCGTCGGGTATTCCTCATACTATATTACGTAACGGATGGTATACTGAAAATTATACAGGTTCAGTGCAGGGAGCTATTGCTGCTGGAGCATTTATAGGAAGTGCCGGTGATGGTAAAATTGCTTCTGCTGCCCGTGTAGATTATGCAGAAGCAGCTGTAGCAGTACTCACAAATGAAGGCCATGTAGGTAAAGTTTACGAGTTGGCAGGAGATGAAGCATATACTTTGGCAGATCTGGCTGCAGAAATTTCACGCCAGACAGGGAAGGATATTCCTTATAACAACTTGCCTGAAGCAGAATATGCCAACATATTGAAAAGCCTGGGCTTGCCTGAAGGACTTGCCTTTGCTATTGCCGGATGGGATGTTGGTGCATCTAAGAATGATTTATTCGATGATACTAAACAACTCTCTGCATTGATTGGACGACCAACTACATCGTTGGCTGAAGTAGTAGCTAATGCATTAGCAGGATAA
- a CDS encoding Crp/Fnr family transcriptional regulator, with protein sequence MNRREVLLREGQICRSYYFVEKGCLRMYFLNSKGMEKTTQFALEHWWLSDYFSLSDQKPSEYTIETIEPSEILAISAQSFEELLTEVPVLEHYFRKVMQRAVAASQLRIKLLYELSKEELFLHFNAQFPEFVQRVPQYMLASYLGLTPEYLSEIRKKK encoded by the coding sequence TTGAATAGAAGAGAGGTCTTGTTGAGAGAGGGACAAATTTGTCGCTCTTATTATTTTGTGGAAAAAGGCTGTTTGCGGATGTACTTCCTTAATAGCAAAGGGATGGAAAAGACCACTCAGTTTGCGTTGGAACATTGGTGGCTTTCCGACTATTTCAGTTTATCAGATCAAAAACCGTCGGAATATACTATTGAGACCATTGAACCATCAGAAATATTAGCTATCAGCGCTCAATCTTTTGAAGAATTATTGACAGAGGTGCCGGTTTTGGAACATTATTTTAGAAAAGTTATGCAAAGGGCAGTAGCAGCTTCTCAATTGAGAATAAAACTCCTATATGAACTATCTAAAGAAGAACTGTTTTTGCATTTTAATGCTCAGTTTCCAGAGTTTGTTCAGCGGGTGCCTCAGTATATGCTAGCTTCTTATCTGGGGCTTACTCCGGAGTATTTAAGTGAGATACGAAAGAAAAAATAA
- a CDS encoding SHOCT domain-containing protein yields the protein MKKLFSFKKESFIMTLVLLFYGLIAGGSVDFLFDSNFWIIIGVMIALFIIIAIISSIISEKNKKARLELKKNLEEDSEDFDMTDKIGDDRCTLYFDKSKESVLIASITTDGINKYTVDNFNKSNAIYGSGSACAIDKNRRKALLVKDNASTVSNFKVIDYENNDFNKEFIKANNITPILNKYQLVCTPSVPANTVSPLFVLVEESYGYISVFNNMAIKESFNYISKDYIASKTSNSSSVTMKGIVSYVFILDSFFKVLTIISPLCNHVILNYKDIINVTYEEDGATLYSKSTGRTVGGTLVGGALLGGAGAIVGGLSGNVSQDKVVKSMKIKILVRNTTNPTITLDISLKGEKFKTKEKLSKATYDTRLRTANEIKDLLSVIIDEGSTQTYQVQAPNVLKPQQNEIPKSSLSVADELTKLVKLKEAGILTEEEFNSQKAKLLN from the coding sequence TTACGGTTTGATTGCTGGAGGTTCTGTTGACTTTCTGTTTGATAGCAATTTTTGGATTATAATAGGAGTTATGATAGCTCTATTTATTATAATTGCTATTATTTCATCGATTATTAGTGAAAAAAATAAAAAGGCACGACTAGAACTAAAGAAGAATTTGGAGGAAGATTCAGAAGACTTTGATATGACTGATAAAATTGGTGATGATAGATGCACTCTGTATTTTGATAAATCTAAAGAATCTGTTTTAATTGCTTCTATTACAACTGACGGAATTAATAAATACACTGTCGATAATTTTAATAAAAGTAATGCCATATATGGAAGTGGTTCTGCTTGCGCTATTGATAAAAATAGAAGAAAAGCACTATTGGTGAAAGATAATGCAAGTACAGTAAGTAATTTCAAAGTTATAGATTACGAAAATAATGACTTTAACAAAGAATTCATAAAGGCTAATAATATAACTCCAATCTTAAACAAATATCAATTGGTATGCACTCCTAGCGTACCAGCTAATACAGTTTCTCCGTTATTTGTTTTGGTTGAAGAATCTTATGGATATATATCTGTATTTAATAATATGGCTATTAAAGAATCTTTTAATTATATTTCAAAGGATTATATCGCATCTAAAACAAGTAATTCCAGTAGTGTTACGATGAAAGGTATTGTTTCGTATGTTTTTATTTTAGATAGCTTCTTTAAGGTCTTGACTATTATATCTCCTTTATGCAATCATGTTATATTAAATTACAAAGATATTATTAATGTAACATACGAAGAAGATGGAGCTACTCTGTATTCTAAATCTACCGGAAGAACAGTAGGTGGTACACTTGTTGGCGGTGCACTTTTAGGTGGAGCAGGCGCAATTGTTGGTGGGCTTTCTGGTAATGTTTCTCAGGACAAGGTGGTAAAATCTATGAAAATTAAAATATTAGTTCGTAACACCACTAATCCAACTATAACCTTAGATATTAGTTTAAAAGGTGAAAAGTTTAAAACTAAAGAAAAACTTAGTAAAGCAACATACGATACTCGTTTGAGAACGGCTAATGAAATTAAAGATTTACTATCAGTAATTATTGATGAAGGTAGCACTCAAACATATCAGGTGCAAGCTCCAAATGTGTTAAAACCTCAACAAAATGAAATTCCTAAATCAAGCCTAAGCGTAGCTGATGAATTAACAAAGTTGGTAAAATTAAAAGAGGCTGGTATCTTAACAGAAGAAGAATTCAATTCTCAAAAAGCGAAACTATTGAATTAG
- a CDS encoding bifunctional proline dehydrogenase/L-glutamate gamma-semialdehyde dehydrogenase, protein MGKVDVPEVLEWAKQFLAQSEKEITNEERKEQQKYAILVQKPGDKILLSKLLDESSQIRNNKKLAHRMKVLIDRYGVPEFFGVADKILIKLFTAFGYWFDFIAVPIFKKRLQSDTSKVIINEAPSLLKRHLQQRRKQKIGQNVNLLGEVVLGDAEANHRYLHYLEALKDSQINYISIKISGIYAQINPLNYELNKTELCERLSNIYQRAIDFPFIDENSISTPKFVNLDMEEYKDTELTLDVFTTVLDFPQFRNYQAGIVVQAYLPDAWHFQSKLLEFAKKRIAEGGSPIKMRLVKGANLQMETIISSLKGWESPTYSTKTEVDANYLRLLDRALEPENAQVVHIGVASHNFFTLGYAYLLSQKNKVDEYVTFEMLEGMANHLTRVMRTLGKQIILYTPVVKNEHFLNAVSYLVRRLDENTGKDNFLSYSFNLKADSEHWQFLQEQFVEAYKLKGSVSNTPRRTQNRNLPAIPQTDLITFRNEPDTNFDLKPNRLWADEIRRKWKKTADDKPYQIPVQIGEKEVISEKKRTYLDRSQNSEICVCEASLANLDQVKEILVVAEKDASGWRQTLPEERNRILHEVANNLSNHRGDLIGCMAAITGKSFTEGDVEVSEAIDFCRFYPVSMQQFTNLETITSTPKGIILVIPPWNFPLAIPVGGVAAALAGGNTVILKPATVAYPVAWKFAKLFWEAGVPKDALQLFCADGYDPVNYLTTHPSIKHIILTGGTDTAFRLLENNPVCPLSAETGGKNAIILTASGDRDHAIQNIITSAFSNAGQKCSACSLLLLEKEVYHDPEFKAKLIDAVTSLHTGGIWGGGNVVGPMITNQNEKLLHAIDYMEEGEGWLVKPEFADEKRFILKPCVKWGVKPESYTFTTELFAPLLAVVCIDDLQHGIRLVNSSEYGLTSGLQSLDESEQLLWKNSIEAGNLYINRGITGAIVNRQPFGGMKRSAFGGGIKAGGPNYVSCFINITEKPLEVVTSEASHTLAAILHSNDTARFYKAVESYQVNMENIFSQERDCNKLIGEQNIFRYLPLRNMALRIYPENELCDTLMALAAANIVRTPVILSINKEDSKLEVLQKGINKECIIKIQSDDEFLNDMEQYERIRTCSSRLPYELYKQAAHLGKYIATAKPLVEGRVELLHYLKEQSIAFEYHRYGSITDAIE, encoded by the coding sequence ATGGGGAAAGTGGATGTTCCAGAAGTTCTTGAATGGGCAAAGCAGTTTCTTGCACAATCAGAAAAAGAGATCACTAACGAAGAGCGTAAAGAACAGCAAAAATATGCTATTCTGGTTCAAAAACCAGGAGACAAGATTCTGTTGTCAAAGTTACTCGATGAGTCGTCGCAAATACGCAATAACAAGAAGCTGGCGCATCGCATGAAAGTGCTGATAGATCGCTATGGTGTGCCCGAGTTCTTTGGTGTTGCCGACAAAATATTAATTAAACTGTTTACAGCGTTTGGCTACTGGTTCGATTTTATTGCCGTTCCCATCTTTAAGAAACGCTTACAGTCCGATACCTCCAAAGTAATTATCAACGAAGCACCCTCGTTGCTGAAACGACATCTGCAACAGCGCAGAAAACAAAAAATAGGGCAGAATGTTAATCTGCTCGGTGAGGTGGTTTTGGGAGATGCAGAAGCTAATCACCGTTACCTCCATTATCTGGAAGCATTGAAAGATTCTCAGATTAACTACATTTCCATTAAAATTTCAGGCATTTATGCACAGATAAATCCGCTCAACTACGAACTGAATAAAACAGAGTTATGTGAGCGGCTCTCTAACATTTATCAGAGAGCTATCGATTTTCCGTTCATAGACGAAAATAGCATTAGCACTCCCAAATTTGTTAATCTCGACATGGAAGAGTATAAAGACACCGAACTGACACTTGATGTGTTTACAACAGTTCTGGATTTTCCTCAGTTCAGAAATTACCAGGCAGGTATCGTTGTGCAGGCTTATTTGCCTGATGCATGGCATTTCCAGTCCAAGCTATTGGAATTTGCGAAAAAACGGATAGCCGAAGGTGGATCTCCCATCAAAATGCGTCTGGTAAAAGGGGCAAACCTTCAGATGGAAACCATTATCTCATCTCTGAAAGGATGGGAAAGTCCTACTTACTCAACCAAAACAGAGGTTGATGCCAACTACTTGCGTCTGCTTGATCGTGCTCTGGAACCCGAAAATGCACAGGTGGTGCACATCGGTGTGGCTTCCCACAACTTTTTCACCCTTGGTTACGCTTACCTGCTCAGTCAAAAAAATAAGGTGGATGAGTATGTTACCTTTGAAATGCTGGAAGGAATGGCAAACCATCTTACCCGCGTAATGCGCACCCTCGGCAAACAGATTATCCTTTATACACCGGTGGTGAAGAACGAGCATTTTCTGAATGCAGTATCGTATCTGGTTCGTCGGTTGGACGAAAATACCGGTAAGGACAATTTCTTAAGTTATTCGTTTAATCTGAAGGCAGATAGCGAGCATTGGCAGTTTCTGCAAGAGCAATTCGTTGAGGCCTATAAGCTGAAAGGCAGTGTCAGCAATACACCAAGGCGTACACAAAACAGGAATCTTCCGGCTATTCCGCAGACTGACCTTATTACTTTCCGAAACGAACCTGATACCAATTTTGATTTGAAACCGAATCGTCTGTGGGCTGATGAAATCCGTCGGAAGTGGAAAAAAACGGCCGATGATAAGCCTTATCAGATTCCGGTGCAGATTGGCGAAAAAGAGGTAATATCTGAAAAGAAACGTACTTACCTCGACCGAAGTCAAAATAGTGAAATTTGCGTATGTGAAGCTTCTCTTGCCAATCTCGATCAGGTAAAGGAGATTCTTGTTGTTGCCGAAAAAGATGCTTCGGGCTGGCGACAGACGTTGCCGGAAGAGCGCAACCGCATTTTGCATGAGGTGGCAAACAATCTGAGTAACCATCGTGGTGATTTGATAGGTTGCATGGCTGCCATTACCGGAAAATCATTTACGGAGGGAGATGTGGAAGTGTCGGAAGCCATCGACTTTTGCCGCTTTTATCCTGTTTCCATGCAACAATTCACCAATCTGGAAACCATAACTAGCACACCAAAAGGAATTATCCTGGTGATTCCGCCATGGAACTTTCCTCTGGCAATTCCGGTTGGAGGTGTGGCGGCAGCGCTTGCCGGAGGCAATACTGTGATTTTGAAACCGGCCACGGTTGCCTATCCTGTTGCATGGAAATTTGCTAAACTATTCTGGGAAGCCGGAGTGCCGAAAGATGCACTTCAGTTATTCTGTGCGGATGGGTACGATCCTGTGAACTATCTCACCACACATCCTTCCATCAAACATATTATTCTTACAGGAGGCACTGATACTGCTTTTCGTTTATTGGAGAACAATCCGGTATGTCCGTTGTCGGCAGAGACAGGAGGTAAAAATGCAATCATTCTTACTGCCAGCGGAGACCGTGATCATGCTATCCAAAACATCATCACCTCGGCATTCAGCAATGCCGGGCAAAAATGTTCGGCCTGTTCGTTGCTGCTCCTTGAAAAAGAGGTGTATCACGATCCGGAGTTCAAAGCAAAGCTTATTGATGCTGTAACCAGTCTGCATACTGGAGGAATATGGGGCGGAGGTAATGTGGTAGGTCCGATGATTACCAATCAGAATGAAAAGCTGCTGCATGCCATCGACTATATGGAAGAAGGCGAAGGTTGGCTTGTAAAACCCGAATTTGCGGATGAAAAGAGATTTATTCTGAAACCTTGTGTGAAATGGGGTGTAAAACCGGAAAGCTATACATTCACAACCGAACTGTTTGCCCCGCTGCTGGCAGTGGTTTGTATTGATGATTTGCAACATGGAATCCGGTTGGTCAACAGTTCTGAGTACGGATTGACTTCCGGATTGCAAAGTCTGGACGAAAGCGAACAGCTCCTTTGGAAAAACAGCATTGAAGCTGGAAATCTCTACATTAACCGAGGCATTACCGGTGCTATCGTCAACCGACAGCCTTTCGGAGGAATGAAACGATCGGCCTTTGGAGGCGGTATCAAAGCCGGAGGGCCTAACTATGTGTCGTGTTTCATCAATATTACCGAAAAACCGCTGGAAGTAGTAACTTCTGAAGCATCTCACACTTTGGCTGCAATTCTTCATTCTAATGATACAGCTCGTTTTTACAAAGCAGTTGAGAGCTACCAAGTGAATATGGAAAATATATTTTCTCAGGAACGCGACTGTAACAAGCTGATCGGTGAGCAAAATATTTTCAGGTACCTGCCGCTCAGAAACATGGCTTTACGCATTTATCCGGAAAATGAATTGTGCGATACGCTTATGGCTCTTGCTGCTGCTAATATAGTCAGAACACCTGTTATATTGAGTATCAACAAGGAAGATTCGAAACTGGAAGTCCTTCAGAAAGGGATCAATAAAGAGTGCATCATTAAGATTCAGTCAGACGATGAGTTCCTGAATGACATGGAACAATACGAACGGATCCGCACCTGCAGTAGCCGGCTTCCGTATGAACTTTACAAGCAGGCCGCTCATTTGGGTAAATATATTGCCACAGCCAAACCACTGGTCGAAGGAAGGGTAGAGTTGCTTCATTATCTGAAAGAACAGAGCATCGCATTTGAATATCACCGTTACGGAAGCATTACCGATGCCATCGAATAG
- a CDS encoding pyridoxamine 5'-phosphate oxidase family protein, translating into MSESEKLPKKLLEVFKNEGVVSIVSWGIDEPHVVNTWNSYLVATEDGRILIPAYGMRKTQRNVEANSRVKLTLGTRNVLGYKDYPGTGFLIEGTARFLESGPECDLMKEKFSGLKRVLEVTVTSAKQTL; encoded by the coding sequence ATGAGCGAGTCAGAAAAATTGCCGAAAAAATTGCTTGAAGTATTCAAGAATGAAGGAGTAGTGTCAATCGTGTCGTGGGGAATAGACGAGCCACATGTTGTTAATACATGGAATTCTTATCTTGTTGCAACGGAAGATGGTAGGATTCTGATTCCAGCTTATGGGATGCGTAAAACTCAAAGAAATGTAGAGGCAAATAGCAGGGTAAAACTTACTTTGGGAACAAGAAATGTTTTGGGCTATAAAGATTACCCGGGAACCGGATTTTTGATTGAAGGTACAGCCCGATTCCTTGAATCTGGCCCTGAATGTGATTTGATGAAAGAGAAATTTTCAGGTCTCAAGAGAGTGTTGGAAGTAACTGTTACATCTGCTAAGCAAACTCTTTAA
- a CDS encoding HAMP domain-containing sensor histidine kinase codes for MRNILSGKFQFICFLYVILLLNFLFTSDSYGANCSTNNILIISSYNPETPNVGRNISAFLDEYTRLGGKSRVTIENMNCGSFTEAYLWKGQMKTILAKYASCKNRPGLILLFGQEAWSAYLSQDKSMFNQIHRIPAMCGMVSRNAIILPDSNDSLENWEPESIDMFKDAHQVDKMAGFVYQYDVKKNVQLIRNLYPETKHVALVTDNTYGGVCLQALVKKEMKQFPGLDLILLDGRKNSIYTIVDRINALPKNTVILLGTWRVDKNNGYFMNNATYMMMAANPKIPAFTLTSIGLGYWAIGGCVPQYRTIGKELAFKAYRILKNASQKTRIEFVPNKYTFDAVELDTLKVDVKKLPEGAVFINEKPSFYEANKNIVLGAFFVFSAILIGWFFSVYSLIRTKKLKNELEISEAELRIAKEKAEESERLKTAFLANMTHEIRTPLNAIVGFSNVLAMGGSSQEELVEYYKVIQSNSDLLLRLINDILDISSLEAGKLKFYYEECNVTSLCKEALHSVESISEKPVKFILNSPDPNFYFVTDIHRLQQVLLNLISNSNKFTKEGSITLEFNIDKKKQMVFFTVTDTGQGISEGNEHLIFNRFKKLNDFVQGTGLGLAISKMIMNVLGGDIWVDSSYKDGARFVFSHPIGLKSQNFIAE; via the coding sequence ATGAGAAATATACTCTCAGGTAAATTTCAGTTTATCTGTTTCCTATATGTAATTCTATTACTAAACTTTTTATTTACTTCTGATTCTTATGGAGCTAATTGCTCAACTAATAATATCCTAATTATTAGTTCTTATAATCCTGAAACTCCTAATGTTGGCAGAAATATTTCAGCTTTTCTTGATGAATACACACGTTTGGGTGGTAAATCACGGGTAACAATTGAAAATATGAACTGCGGAAGTTTTACTGAAGCCTATTTGTGGAAAGGGCAGATGAAGACTATCCTTGCCAAATATGCTTCATGTAAAAATCGTCCGGGCTTAATACTTCTTTTTGGGCAGGAAGCTTGGTCTGCTTATCTTTCCCAGGATAAATCAATGTTTAATCAGATCCATCGTATTCCTGCCATGTGTGGAATGGTGAGTCGAAATGCAATTATTCTTCCTGATAGTAACGACTCGCTTGAAAATTGGGAGCCGGAAAGTATTGATATGTTTAAAGATGCACACCAAGTTGATAAGATGGCTGGGTTTGTCTATCAATATGATGTGAAAAAGAATGTGCAGCTGATTCGTAATTTATATCCCGAAACAAAACATGTTGCATTGGTTACTGATAATACTTATGGAGGTGTTTGTTTACAGGCATTAGTCAAGAAGGAGATGAAACAATTTCCAGGATTGGATCTTATATTGTTAGATGGTAGAAAGAATTCTATTTATACAATAGTCGACCGTATTAATGCTCTTCCAAAAAACACTGTAATATTGCTGGGTACATGGAGAGTTGATAAAAATAATGGCTATTTTATGAATAATGCTACCTATATGATGATGGCTGCCAATCCTAAGATTCCTGCTTTTACCTTAACATCTATCGGACTGGGATATTGGGCTATCGGAGGTTGTGTTCCTCAGTATCGTACTATTGGAAAAGAACTGGCTTTTAAAGCTTATCGTATATTAAAGAATGCGTCCCAAAAAACGCGAATAGAGTTTGTTCCTAATAAATATACATTTGATGCTGTAGAGCTGGATACTCTGAAAGTTGATGTTAAGAAGTTGCCGGAGGGGGCTGTCTTTATTAATGAGAAACCATCTTTCTATGAAGCAAATAAAAATATAGTTCTTGGAGCCTTTTTTGTTTTTTCTGCAATTCTAATTGGATGGTTTTTTTCTGTTTATTCTTTAATCCGCACAAAGAAATTGAAAAATGAATTGGAAATTTCAGAAGCTGAATTACGGATAGCAAAAGAAAAGGCAGAAGAATCTGAACGTTTGAAAACTGCTTTCCTTGCTAATATGACTCATGAAATCCGAACTCCGCTTAATGCTATCGTTGGATTTTCAAACGTGTTAGCTATGGGTGGGTCAAGTCAGGAAGAGTTGGTTGAATATTATAAGGTAATCCAATCAAATTCAGATCTTCTTTTACGTTTAATAAACGATATTCTCGATATCTCTAGTTTGGAAGCAGGCAAATTAAAGTTCTATTATGAAGAATGTAATGTAACATCTTTATGTAAAGAGGCTCTTCATTCAGTTGAGTCAATTAGTGAAAAACCAGTGAAGTTTATTTTAAATTCACCCGATCCTAATTTTTATTTTGTAACAGACATTCACCGTTTGCAGCAGGTACTTTTGAATTTGATTTCAAATTCCAACAAATTCACTAAAGAAGGTTCTATAACTTTAGAATTTAATATAGATAAGAAAAAGCAGATGGTCTTTTTTACTGTAACAGATACAGGACAAGGAATTTCTGAAGGCAATGAACATCTTATTTTTAATCGGTTTAAGAAGCTAAATGATTTTGTTCAGGGAACAGGTTTGGGACTTGCCATTAGTAAAATGATTATGAACGTTTTAGGAGGTGATATATGGGTGGATTCATCTTATAAAGATGGAGCACGTTTTGTGTTTTCACACCCGATAGGATTAAAGTCTCAGAATTTTATTGCTGAATAA